The genomic region aaacaaaactgtaaaaacttcgctcaacaccacacttgagtaacacattttacgattttttttctcaggtatctgtccactggcatctcctttcatgcactagcatcgtcattccgattaggagtgtccaccgtatcagtgttggtgaaagacgtttgtatggccatatgggagtcacttgctcccattcatttaccaacgccaactgtttctcgatttaaagaaattgccagtgaaatgcatacgagatggggatttccaaactgtgttggatgtatagacgggaagcacatacgtgtccaatgtcctaaactttctggcagcatgttttacaattacaaacagtattattcgattgtactccaagcagttgctgatgcaaattacaaatttatagctgtggatgttggtgcctacggtaaacagtctgatgcaggtgtgtttaaagaaagtatgttatataagaaacttacaaatggggagctgttattaccgccaccaacaagacttgaaggaatgtgtcaggaactaccgtacgtcattttgggagatgaagcttaccccttattagagaatttgatgagaccttttcctcggagaaatttggacaacgagaagattctatacaatgatatgcattccagagcaagaaaagttgttgaatgtgcatttggtataatgaccaataaatggagactactgaggaaggaaattgaaacatccgttgacgtagctgatcacatagtcaagtgcatttgtctacttcataatattgtcattgacagagaaggatgcaatgttgaagctgaaaagttttgtaacaatgctgatatgcagacagctggtgccacattcaacagaaattccacattacgttcgaaaactgtcaggaacacttttgttgaatatttcgttaaaaatgcaacttaaaataattaaaaaacctctcaaataaattttggaattgaaagtactttgctatttactgtatttttttgtatctcatttcactgtaaataaaacaaataaaattacaaaggaaaataatttatatttgtgcgtactatctgaaacacactccttggctacttcgttccataatctggaaactgcatcattactgtcatactagccgaaattctgataccaaattgatggacacaagttaatgtcatgtatatgttattctgcatccattaaagtaagaacatcgcaaaaagatgtcacagacaacagcttatagtaacgtgccacaacatgactttacaatgcattgtcatctggtaaggacacatttccgtccctcagtgacactcatatctgcctccgtttacaagtaaatgcgaactattcagtggcggcaatgccgcgatcgctggcaagctattgttgtaaatgcatgtagattaaataaatgaaataaaagtaatttcgcatgtaccatcataataaacgtaatttttcctcactgattgtgaaatgtgaggtaacatcttaaaataaaagacgtgtgcagtcacacttgtgaagaaagcagaagggagacgtgtgatgcgtgtactgcagaagctgtagtgctgctccacaggctcgcgcctgcggtcggctcgcgccggcaatattaaacactcggaatgtcgtcggctcggctccgggaggctcacgccgtgtcggcgcggcccggccgccagtgtgaacaccgcaattcaaaaccatgtgtttgatatcgaagcgggcggcggcccggccaggctcggctcggcccggccggcagtgtgaacgcagcctaagaTGGAAATGCTAAAATCCTTTACGTATTTCGATACATATTTTAGACATGGAGATACCATTGACCATTTGACTTATGTGTTATGTGTAGCTGACATAACATGTTTAATGCATACAGAACGTTCATGCGTAGACTTCGCTGCATTTAACACATCACGCTCGCTACAGTTCTTTTTACAGTCTTTAATCGGACGTTCCATAACAATTGTTCGTTGTTCCGTACCAATTGGCAATTGTTTCTTAGCAATTGACAGTTGTTGCTTTGCAGTTGTTAAGCAGAGTAATTTTTCGGCACGACGATACTGTAGTATTGGTGAATATCTTTGATCATCACTTCATTTTCAGCAGTTCAGACGAAACTTGGGTAATGTTTTCGAAACACTGTAGTATTGCTACATATTTTTTGAAAATGAGACATTTTAAGTGGAGGTCTCATATTTTTTCGACATGGAGGTACTATAGTATTGGCGATTATCTTTGAACATGGTGCCATTTTACGCAATTCGGGCGAAGGTAAGGAAATACTGTGTATCTTTGAATTTGGCGGCATTTTTGATGCCATTTAAGTAAAGCTTACGTATTTTGACAGCTATATTAtgactggctgtttcattttaatggccactaaaatATTAGTTCTTAGTGGCTAGAGAGGGGAGGGGAGTAGGCAGGGAGAGAGATGAGGTGCGTGACGACGTCATGTGTACGGTTATTAGCCCTGCATCTGTATGTAAGTAACACAGTTCTTGTTGCTTAGGCTGGCCAAACATCAACTTGGCCTCAGACAGCTGCTGTATTCATGTTTTACTGGCAAGGCACACAGTCACATCTTTCACTTTCCTCGGAAGCCCCAAGTGGCAGGCATATGCAGAATGACTGCGATATATTTCTCTAGGCGGAACGCTTACTGAGCAGCCTTAAGACAAACTTCTGCAACCAAGATCTCTTCAAAATCATCCATCATCGATAAAAATATGTTGCACTGAAGGACTAACACATTAACAGTTTCATGAacacagcttcttcttcttcttccttttttttatatgtgaatgACAATATTGTAAGTCACATTCtcaacaaagaaaattttgtttgtataGACGATAGAAAAAATAACCACTGAACATCTGCGATGAGTCTAAATTGTGTGCTCGGTGGAAACTCGAATCCGGAATTCTGTTGTCTGTAAGCTGTGCGCTTGTGAGGTAGCGGAGCCgtcttttacaagagcctgaaaactattcctgcggtcagccagaaagcgatggagaacatacagaCCATAATTggtagtctgcaagtccacattcttgttcaGCCAAGTGAAATATCTATTCTCTGTTCATTCAGCGGGATCTGGAACTACGATTATAATGAAGTTCTTGAGTTAaaattgatagatatatttgatAAACTTTCACATGCACAACATAGTAATGTTCCTGACGataggaaatgaagtcccatgcttctttacagagcgtaggggaacgatgcgggagacccgcaccgccttactaggcaaggtcctaatggaggtggtttgccgttgccttcctccgaccgtaatggggatgaatgatgatgatgaagacgacacaacaacacccactcatcacgaggcaggaaaaatccctgaccccaccgggaatcgaacccgggaccccatgctcgggaagcgagaacgctaccgcgagaccacgagggcggactcctgatgataataaaataataaatatgatacCTCTATCATAAactgcactatgagcagttcagaggcgacctctactgtAAGTTCCCACTCAGTGGTCTTCTGATAATAAAacttaattgctcgccacaaaaatggaaaataaaagtcgACACGCGGATTTGTTAACGTtacgggcggcacactaacagttaccttCGCGAAATACAAACTATCCAGAACAGTGTACAGTCCTcacgagttcacttcctatttgtaacGAAAAAATGCGTTTAGTTGCAGTCTGGCTGTTACGTCACGCGCGACAGCACctaagccggcgtttgactgacgcggacagtatggtggctgggtgcgaagtgaaaaCCAATCGTTGCCTCTCAGGCCTTATTTATATACGAGCGCAGCGGACGGTCAGGGGAACACCTTCTGTCATCCGCTCCATGCTCCGACAGTAGCCTCTAAATggtcgctttctcggacacataacattttataacactgttgtgttggttggttgtttcggggaaggagaccagacagcgagctcatcggtctcctcggattagggaaggacggggaaggaagtcggccgtgccctttgaaaggaaccatcccggaattttcccggagcaatttagggaaatcacggtaaacctaaatcaggatggccggacgcgggattgaaccgtcgtcctcccgaatgcgactccagtgtctaaccactgcgccccctcactcggtaacactgttgtgtattaatttagaagTTTCGTAATTTTTGTGTGAATGGAATGAAGTTGACTATAATCACAGAGAAATATTTAGCtcacctgcatttaaactttgccgtctaaaatttttagaacggaactggcAATAGAACaagacctctgaactacaactttaagagatcTTGTGTTGATTGTTATTTATATCAAAGTCTTGAAACTCCTTATAGCTGTATTATTTAATGGGTTTCATCAGGtaccataatctacatctacatctacatctacatccatactccgcaagccacctgatggtgtgtggtggagggtaccttcagtacctctatcggttctcccttctattccagtctcgtattgttcgtggaaagaaggattgtcggtatgcctctgtgtgggctctaatctctctgattttatcctcatggtctcttcgcgagatatacgtaggagggagcaatatactgcttgactct from Schistocerca cancellata isolate TAMUIC-IGC-003103 chromosome 7, iqSchCanc2.1, whole genome shotgun sequence harbors:
- the LOC126092313 gene encoding uncharacterized protein LOC126092313 isoform X2 — encoded protein: MSSLFYWYCFDSAVTRRVLKYRRTRRMNHNTFQYVLQNIQDKISKQNTNFRRSITAEEKLCITIRYLSTGISFHALASSFRLGVSTVSVLVKDVCMAIWESLAPIHLPTPTVSRFKEIASEMHTRWGFPNCVGCIDGKHIRVQCPKLSGSMFYNYKQYYSIVLQAVADANYKFIAVDVGAYGKQSDAGVFKESMLYKKLTNGELLLPPPTRLEGMCQELPYVILGDEAYPLLENLMRPFPRRNLDNEKILYNDMHSRARKVVECAFGIMTNKWRLLRKEIETSVDVADHIVKCICLLHNIVIDREGCNVEAEKFCNNADMQTAGATFNRNSTLRSKTVRNTFVEYFVKNAT
- the LOC126092313 gene encoding uncharacterized protein LOC126092313 isoform X1 is translated as MSSLFYWYCFDSAVTRRVLKYRRTRRLWIHPINSDRHLGEFFSLHEELKNYPEKFYSYYRMNHNTFQYVLQNIQDKISKQNTNFRRSITAEEKLCITIRYLSTGISFHALASSFRLGVSTVSVLVKDVCMAIWESLAPIHLPTPTVSRFKEIASEMHTRWGFPNCVGCIDGKHIRVQCPKLSGSMFYNYKQYYSIVLQAVADANYKFIAVDVGAYGKQSDAGVFKESMLYKKLTNGELLLPPPTRLEGMCQELPYVILGDEAYPLLENLMRPFPRRNLDNEKILYNDMHSRARKVVECAFGIMTNKWRLLRKEIETSVDVADHIVKCICLLHNIVIDREGCNVEAEKFCNNADMQTAGATFNRNSTLRSKTVRNTFVEYFVKNAT